GCGATCGAAGGGATAAGAAAGGTGCCCGGCGTTAATGACGTTACTGGAGTTTTTGGGGCCTGGGATGCAGTTTGCCATGTTGAAGGTGTGGATTTAAAGACTCTGGCTTCAGTAGTGGTAGAGAGGATTCGCGGTCTGCGGGGAGTCGTCGAGACTGAGACGCTTATTGAAGTGAAATTGTAGTATAGATACGAGATTATTAGTTTTGCCTCTTGGTTTTGGTAAGTTAAGGATAGACTATGAATATTTTGATAGGTGTAGGATTTTTTGTTGTCGTTTTAGCAATCGCTGTATTTTTAATGATAAAAAATACAAATACGATGAATACTCGCCTTGATTCAATAATGAGCGGGGTGAATAAACAGTTGAATTCTTTGACATCACAGCTTAATGAACGTATTAAGGAAGTCAGTCATACAATTTCAGATACACATCGGACTGTGGGTGATCGGCTTGACAGTGCAACAGAGATTTTTGGTAATGTCAGGGAATCTTTAGGTAAACTGGAAGAGACGAATAAACAGATATATGAGATAGGTCGCGACATAAGTAGTCTGGAGCATCTATTGCGCGCCCCTAAATTTAGAGGTGAATTGGGCGAGACCATGCTCGGGAATATCTTATCTCAGGTGTTGCCCAAAGAGCATTATAAGCTCCAGCATACATTTGATTCAGGTGAGACCGTAGATGCTGCTATTTTTATTGGAGATAATATCCTAAGTATTGATGCAAAATTCCCATATGAGAATTTTAAGCGCATGCACAATGCTG
This window of the Candidatus Omnitrophota bacterium genome carries:
- a CDS encoding DNA recombination protein RmuC, which gives rise to MNILIGVGFFVVVLAIAVFLMIKNTNTMNTRLDSIMSGVNKQLNSLTSQLNERIKEVSHTISDTHRTVGDRLDSATEIFGNVRESLGKLEETNKQIYEIGRDISSLEHLLRAPKFRGELGETMLGNILSQVLPKEHYKLQHTFDSGETVDAAIFIGDNILSIDAKFPYENFKRMHNAENENEKKQFMRFFIRDVKNRITEISSKYILPDEKTFDFGLMYVPAESLFSEITRDSTISNFAKAKKVIPVSPNTFYAYLQAICHGLKGLTIQRNIVKIMRELGKVTGEFSKFKGEFSVLGGHIRNAKQKFDDAQLRLDRFGDKLISTHNIKAIKDEADGA
- a CDS encoding Lrp/AsnC ligand binding domain-containing protein, whose product is MSAKGMVLVKLAPGEEKQAIEGIRKVPGVNDVTGVFGAWDAVCHVEGVDLKTLASVVVERIRGLRGVVETETLIEVKL